In Dysidea avara chromosome 3, odDysAvar1.4, whole genome shotgun sequence, a single window of DNA contains:
- the LOC136249524 gene encoding tripartite motif-containing protein 2-like translates to MDIDNTVMEIDGKIEEMIKRLSKAHDNIKATMTKIMEQDDKVNKEIDLHYDELVEKLMKQKDQVKQKLHEVVSQKIKTLTAQFDEVELVQVEMEGLKMKDDSLMKAPNDDDDTYTKQKKLVNKWLLKLESSHEQINLQPIEMDKIEFFPSKSELPEFCHLSVGPISANSDEEMLLPDYICINKTAKAVLLLKGSKDHSCGKQVSVQLEAGTGEVTAAQVQDNNDGSYTASFVGKQVGKAKLIVSVDGKQITGSPYTIEICRNYSALDMPSKVVEDSSIVGQPQNIAFSLCGLWAVLTDDQVYIFDGQNQLVKNIRKHPGNNVELHSCQGVAFDANNCLYVTDSGYVKKFDVHGNYLLQFRGADSGNDQLQTPRGITTHCGKVYVADSKSTYTQQQIYIYTGCIFVFRCDGQFCTSFGSDNLKSAYDVAVNANNQLLVADFQGNCICIFTPDGQYVGATVGDRRTRVDQPISLATDRNGFVFVTDNHDHVIVFDKYGNVIHLFTGSCEHTRWCASYYYSIAVDPNSDTVHLVDNYSKRIQIFADF, encoded by the coding sequence ATGGATATTGACAATACAGTAATGGAAATTGATGGTAAAATAGAAGAAATGATCAAGAGACTGTCTAAAGCTCATGACAACATCAAAGCTACAATGACGAAGATAATGGAACAAGATGATAAAGTGAACAAGGAAATTGATCTACATTATGATGAACTAGTTGAGAAGTTGATGAAACAAAAAGATCAAGTGAAGCAAAAACTACATGAGGTAGTGTCACAGAAAATAAAAACACTGACAGCACAGTTTGATGAAGTGGAGCTGGTACAAGTAGAAATGGAGGGTTTAAAAATGAAAGATGATTCCCTAATGAAGGCtcctaatgatgatgatgatacatACACTAAACAAAAGAAGTTGGTTAATAAATGGTTATTGAAGTTGGAGTCCTCTCATGAGCAAATAAATCTACAACCGATAGAAATGGATAAAATTGAATTCTTTCCTTCTAAATCTGAATTGCCTGAATTTTGCCATCTTTCTGTAGGTCCCATTTCGGCTAATTCCGATGAAGAGATGCTATTGCCTGATTACATTTGCATAAATAAGACAGCTAAAGCAGTGCTACTGCTGAAAGGTTCAAAAGATCATAGCTGTGGTAAACAAGTTTCTGTGCAATTAGAAGCCGGTACAGGAGAGGTGACAGCTGCACAAGTTCAGGACAacaatgatggtagctatactgCTTCATTTGTTGGTAAACAAGTTGGAAAGGCAAAATTAATAGTGTCTGTTGATGGAAAACAAATTACAGGAAGCCCATACACAATTGAAATATGTAGGAATTATTCAGCCTTAGACATGCCTAGCAAAGTTGTGGAAGATTCTAGCATTGTAGGTCAACCTCAAAACATTGCATTCAGCTTGTGTGGTTTGTGGGCAGTACTTACTGATGACCAGGTGTATATATTTGATGGTCAGAATCAGTTAGTGAAGAATATCAGGAAACACCCTGGTAATAATGTTGAATTGCATAGTTGTCAAGGAGTTGCATTTGATGCTAATAATTGCTTGTATGTGACTGACAGTGGGTATGTGAAGAAGTTTGATGTCCATGGTAACTACTTGCTGCAGTTTAGAGGTGCTGATTCAGGtaatgatcagctacaaactccACGAGGTATCACAACACATTGTGGAAAAGTGTATGTTGCTGATTCCAAGAGCACTTACACACaacaacaaatatatatatatacaggttGCATATTTGTGTTCCGGTGTGATGGTCAGTTCTGTACCTCCTTTGGTTCTGATAATTTAAAAAGTGCCTATGATGTAGCAGTTAATGCCAATAATCAATTACTTGTTGCTGATTTTCAAGGAAATTGCATATGCATTTTTACTCCTGATGGCCAGTATGTAGGTGCTACAGTTGGCGATAGGAGGACTAGAGTGGATCAACCTATCAGCCTTGCCACTGATAGAAATGGCTTTGTCTTTGTCACAGATAACCATGATCATGTCATTGTCTTTGACAAATATGGTAATGTCATCCACCTCTTTACTGGTTCTTGTGAGCACACAAGGTGGTGCGCTTCTTATTATTATTCCATAGCTGTTGATCCCAATAGCGATACTGTACACTTAGTTGACAATTACTCGAAAAGAATTCAGATCTTTGCTGACTTTTGA